From the genome of Rhizobium indicum:
GGCGCTGCAGCCGCTACAATTGCCACGGCTGCGGCGGGTCCTCGGCGAGATGGTGACGCTTTCCAATCCGCTCGATTACCACACCTTCGTGTGGGGGGATCTCGCACGCCAGACCGAAGCCTTCAGCGCCATGTTCGAGGGCGGCTATGCCCTCAATCTCGTCGTGCTCGACTTCCCCCGCGATGACCGCTGCGATGCGTCCGAATGGGCAATGACGGCAGACGCGGTCATGACGGCCGCTGCCGCAACCGGTGCGCTGGCCGGCCTTCTGGCGACACTTCCGGAAAACATGCCGGAGCCCATCGCCGATCGGCTGATGGCAAACGGCATCATTGCCTTCTGCGGCATCGACGAAACCATCACGGCTGCGGAAGTCGCCGCCGGCATCGGCCAGGCCTGGGATGGCCCACCTCCCCTGCCGCTGCTCGATGTGTCCCCTATGGACGGCGAGATCGAGACGCTGACGGAGGCCGATGCGAAGGCCGAGCTTGCCGCCTTCGGCCTTCCTGTTCCGCAAGGGCTGTTGGCCTCTTCTCCCGGTCAAGCGGCCGAGCAGGCCGAACGGCTCGGTTTTCCCGTCGTACTGAAAGCGCTCGGCATTGCCCACAAGACCGAGGCAGGGGCCGTCGCACTCAACCTAGAGGATACTAAGGCAGTATCGAATGCGGCGGCGGCAATGCCGCCGAATGCCGGTTATCTGGTCGAGAAAATGATCGATCCGCCGGTTGCCGAGCTCATTGTCGGCGCCATCCGCGACCCTGTCTTCGGATTGTCGCTCACGCTTGGAGCGGGCGGAATCTTCGTTGAATTGCTTGAAGATTCCGTCATCCTGCCGCTTCCGGCGACGAAAACCGATATTCACGCGGCAATTTCACGTCTCAAACTTGCAAAATTGATCTATGGCTATCGCGGGCGGCCAAAAGGCGATCTCGAAGCCGCTGTTGGTGCTGTCTCAGCAACGGCAGATTATGTCGTAAAGAACGCGGCATCCCTGGAGGAACTGGACATTAATCCATTGATGGTTCTTCCCGAAGGGCGTGGCGTGGCCGTAGTCGATGCTTTGATACGGCGGAGGAGGTAGCATAGGTTGAGCGACCACATTCGCACACGACATGACGGTGGAATACTCGAAGTCGTCATCGACCGGCCGAAGGCGAATGCCATCGACCTTGCGACCAGCCGTGCCCTGGGGTTGATCTTCCGAGATTTCCGCGACGATCCGGCGTTGCGTGTCGCCATCGTCTCGGGCGCCGGCGAGAAGTTTTTCTGTGCCGGTTGGGATCTCAAGGCGGCGGCATCAGGCGATGCGGTCGACGGGGATTACGGCGTGGGTGGTTTCGGCGGGCTGCAGGAACTGCGCGACCTCAACAAGCCCATCATTTGTGCGGTCAACGGCATCTGTTGCGGCGGCGGACTGGAGATTGCGCTGTCGACCGACCTGATCCTCGCGGCCGACCATGCGACCTTCGCCCTGCCGGAAATCCGCTCCGGCACGGTTGCCGATGCGGCTTCCATCAAGCTGCCTAAACGCATCCCCTATCACATCGCCATGGACATGCTTTTGACCGGTCGCTGGCTCGACGTTCACGAGGCGCATCGCTGGGGTTTCGTCAACGAGGTCCTGCCGGCCGAGCGGCTGATGGAGAGAGCATGGGAGCTTGCCCGGTTGCTCGAGAGCGGGCCGCCGCTCGTCTATGCGGCCATTAAGGAAATCGTCCGCGAAGCGGAGGGTTCGCCGTTCCAGACTGCCATGAACAAGATCACCAAACGGCAGTTTGCGACGGTCGACAAGCTCTATTCGAGCGAGGACCAATTGGAAGGCGCACGGGCCTTCGCCGAGAAGCGAAGCCCCATTTGGAAAGGAAAATAACCCGGCGGCAGCAACCGCATTATTTTCCCGCATGATGCGGGCACCGGAGGTGGAGAGGAAACCGTCTGCGGACCTGCCCGGAAGTTCTGTCAACGCACCATAAAGAAGGAACTGGGGAATGAACGACTACACGAAATATCTCGCAAGCCGTGTCACCGCCGGCGGGCTCAGCCGCCGCGAATTCATGGGACGCGCCATGGCGGCGGGCATCACACTTGCCGTCGCCGACAAGCTCTTCACCGAAAGTGCCGAAGCGGCCGAACCGAAGCGCGGCGGCCACCTGAAGCTCGGCCTCGAAGGTGGTGCAGCCACCGATTCCAAGGATCCGGCGAAATTCCTGTCGCAGGTCATGTTCTGCATCGGCCGCTGCTGGGGCGACATGCTGGTCGAGTCCGATCCGCTGACGGGTGCCGCCGTGCCGTCGCTTGCCGAATCCTGGGAGCCGTCGAAGGACGCGGCGACCTGGACCTTTAAGATCCGCAAGGGCGTCAAGTTCCACGATGGCAAGGAACTGACGATCGACGACGTCGTTGCGACGCTGAAGCGTCACACCGACGCGAAGTCGGAATCCGGCGCGCTCGGTGTTCTCGGCTCGATCAAGGAGATCAAGGCCGACGGCGGCAATCTCGTCCTCACGCTCAGCGAAGGCAATGCCGACATGCCGCTGCTGCTGTCGGACTACCATCTGGTCATCCAGCCGAATGGCGGCGTTGACGATCCGCTGGCCTCGATCGGCACAGGCCCCTACAAGATGACGAGCTTCGAGCCCGGCGTCCGCGCCACCTTCGAAAAGAACAAGGACGACTGGCGCACCGACCGGGGTTATGTCGATTCGATCGAAATCATCGGCATGAACGACGCCACCGCCCGCATCGCAGCACTGTCGTCCGGCCAGGTCCACTACATCAACCGCGTCGACCCGAAGACCGTCAGCCTGCTGAAGCGCGCCCCGAACGTCGAGATTCTCTCGACCTCCGGCCGCGGCCACTACGTCTTCATCATGCACTGCGATAAGGCGCCGTTCGACAACAACGACCTGCGCCTGGCGCTCAAATACGCCATGGACCGCGAGACCATGGTGAAAAAGATCCTCGGCGGCTACGGCAAGGTCGGCAACGACTTCCCGATCAACAACACCTATGCGCTTTTCCCCGAGGGCATAGAGCAGCGCGCCTACGATCCCGACAAGGCTGCGTTTCACTACAAGAAATCAGGCCATAGCGGCTCGGTGCTTTTGCGCACCTCCGAAGTCGCCTTCCCCGGCGGTGTCGATGCGGCAGTCCTTTACCAGGAAAGCTGCAAAAAGGCCGGCATCGAGATCGAGGTCAAGCGCGAGCCGGGCGACGGCTACTGGACCAACGTCTGGAATGTCCAGCCCTTCTCGACCTCCTACTGGGGTGGCCGTCCGACGCAGGACCAGATGTATTCCACCGCCTATCTCTCGACGGCGGATTGGAACGACACCAAGTTCAAGCGTCCTGACTTCGATAAGCTGCTGTTGCAGGCCCGCTCCGAGCTTGATGAAGCCAAGCGCAAGGACATGTATCGCACCATGGCGATGACGGTGCGCGACGAGGGCGGGGTGATCCTGCCGATGTTCAACGACTTCGTGAACGCCTCCACCAAGCAGGTGAAGGGTTATGTCCACGACATCGGCAATGACATGTCGAACGGCTACGTCGCGACCCGCGTCTGGCTGGACGCCTGATGGCAAGGGGCGTTTGCCCCTCCGATCTCTAACGAAGCCCGGACCGTGGGATGAAACCCCGCGGTCCTCCCGACGTTTTAGCGCGAGGTCCTCGCCATGACCAATCCTGCCCCAAGCATCTTGCCCGGCCTCGGGTTTCGGCAGCGTTTTCCGCTGCTTGCCCTTATCCTCGAGCGCTTCGTGCTCAGTATCGTCCTGCTCTTTGCCGTTTCCATCGTGATCTTCGGCGGTCTGGAAGCCCTGCCCGGTGATTTTGCCACAACCTATCTCGGTCAGTCGGCGACACCGCAGGCCGTTGCCAATATTCGAGAGGATCTCGGGCTGAACCGCCCGATAACCACGCGTTACGTCGAATGGCTCGGCAACGCCGTCCAGGGGGACTTCGGCACCTCCTGGGCCAGCAAGAATTCGGTGAGCGAACAGATCGGCAAGCGCCTTGGCAATTCGCTCTTCCTGGCGGGTTTCGCAGCCGTGATATCGGTGCCGCTCGCCGTTGGGCTCGGCATGCTGTCGGTGCATTTCCGCAATCGCCTGCCGGATAAGATCATCAACGTCATCTCGCTGGCGGCGATCTCGCTGCCGGAATTCTTCGTCGGCTACCTGCTGATCCTGTTCTTCGCGGTGAAATTCGGCGTGGCCACCTTTCCGGCGACGGTCTATGACAGCATGGGTTTCGTCGAGCGATTGAAAGCAATCGCGCTGCCGACGGCGACCCTCGTGCTCGTCGTACTCGCGCATATGATGCGCATGACGCGGGCGGCAATCCTCTCCGTCATGTCGTCGGCCTATATGGAGACCGCAGAGCTGAAAGGCCTTGGCGCCTTCCGCTCGATCGTCAAGCATGCCGCCCCCAATGCGCTCGCGCCGATCATCAACGTCATCGCATTGACGCTTGCCTATCTCGTGGTCGGCGTCGTTGTTGTCGAAGTGGTCTTCGTCTATCCCGGCATGGGGCAGTATATGGTCGATGCGGTCACCGTGCGCGACATGCCTGTCGTTCAGGCCTGCGGCCTGATCTTCGCGGCTGTCTATATCTTCCTCAACATGACCGCCGATATTCTCGCGATTATCGCCAATCCCAGGCTGAGGCATCCGCGATGAGATTGAGAGACATCCCCATCACCGCCTGGATCGGCATGGCCGGTATCGCCATCGCCTTTATATTCGCGATCTTTGCTCCCTGGCTCGCCCCCTATGGCGAGACGCAGGTCGTCGGCGACGTCTGGCAGTTGCCTGATGATCAATATATCTTCGGTCTCGACAATCTCGGCCGCGACATCTTCTCGCGGCTGATCTACGGCGCACGCACGACGCTGCTGGTCGCGTCCGCCGCCACCGTCATCTCGTTCTCGCTCGGCATCATCCTGAGCTTCACGGCTGCCGTCTCGCGCGGCGTGGTCGACACCGTCCTCTCTCGCTTCAACGATTTGATGATGTCGATCCCGACGCTGATCTTCGCACTCGTGGTCCTGGCGGTGCTACCGCAAAAC
Proteins encoded in this window:
- a CDS encoding carnitinyl-CoA dehydratase, which gives rise to MSDHIRTRHDGGILEVVIDRPKANAIDLATSRALGLIFRDFRDDPALRVAIVSGAGEKFFCAGWDLKAAASGDAVDGDYGVGGFGGLQELRDLNKPIICAVNGICCGGGLEIALSTDLILAADHATFALPEIRSGTVADAASIKLPKRIPYHIAMDMLLTGRWLDVHEAHRWGFVNEVLPAERLMERAWELARLLESGPPLVYAAIKEIVREAEGSPFQTAMNKITKRQFATVDKLYSSEDQLEGARAFAEKRSPIWKGK
- a CDS encoding ABC transporter permease, translating into MTNPAPSILPGLGFRQRFPLLALILERFVLSIVLLFAVSIVIFGGLEALPGDFATTYLGQSATPQAVANIREDLGLNRPITTRYVEWLGNAVQGDFGTSWASKNSVSEQIGKRLGNSLFLAGFAAVISVPLAVGLGMLSVHFRNRLPDKIINVISLAAISLPEFFVGYLLILFFAVKFGVATFPATVYDSMGFVERLKAIALPTATLVLVVLAHMMRMTRAAILSVMSSAYMETAELKGLGAFRSIVKHAAPNALAPIINVIALTLAYLVVGVVVVEVVFVYPGMGQYMVDAVTVRDMPVVQACGLIFAAVYIFLNMTADILAIIANPRLRHPR
- a CDS encoding acetate--CoA ligase family protein translates to MTPRPLDRLLRPQTIAVFGGREARRVIEQCDRMGFAGEIWPVHPKLDEVLGRSCYRSVSDLPSAPDAAFVGVNRTLTVEIVRSLSEAGAGGAVCYASGFSEATGELGDGAELQQALLDAAGDMPILGPNCYGLINGLDGALLWPDQHGMQRIERGVAILTQSSNIAINLTMQTRGVPIAYVVTAGNQAQTSLADVACALIDDPRVTAVGLHVEGFGDLSALERLAAMARRSRKPVVVLKVGRSEQAKRAAVSHTASLAGSDAIADAVLARLGLGRVQTLPALLETLKLLHVAGPLASHSISSMSCSGGEASLMADAAVGRNVEFPALQPLQLPRLRRVLGEMVTLSNPLDYHTFVWGDLARQTEAFSAMFEGGYALNLVVLDFPRDDRCDASEWAMTADAVMTAAAATGALAGLLATLPENMPEPIADRLMANGIIAFCGIDETITAAEVAAGIGQAWDGPPPLPLLDVSPMDGEIETLTEADAKAELAAFGLPVPQGLLASSPGQAAEQAERLGFPVVLKALGIAHKTEAGAVALNLEDTKAVSNAAAAMPPNAGYLVEKMIDPPVAELIVGAIRDPVFGLSLTLGAGGIFVELLEDSVILPLPATKTDIHAAISRLKLAKLIYGYRGRPKGDLEAAVGAVSATADYVVKNAASLEELDINPLMVLPEGRGVAVVDALIRRRR
- a CDS encoding ABC transporter substrate-binding protein, whose protein sequence is MNDYTKYLASRVTAGGLSRREFMGRAMAAGITLAVADKLFTESAEAAEPKRGGHLKLGLEGGAATDSKDPAKFLSQVMFCIGRCWGDMLVESDPLTGAAVPSLAESWEPSKDAATWTFKIRKGVKFHDGKELTIDDVVATLKRHTDAKSESGALGVLGSIKEIKADGGNLVLTLSEGNADMPLLLSDYHLVIQPNGGVDDPLASIGTGPYKMTSFEPGVRATFEKNKDDWRTDRGYVDSIEIIGMNDATARIAALSSGQVHYINRVDPKTVSLLKRAPNVEILSTSGRGHYVFIMHCDKAPFDNNDLRLALKYAMDRETMVKKILGGYGKVGNDFPINNTYALFPEGIEQRAYDPDKAAFHYKKSGHSGSVLLRTSEVAFPGGVDAAVLYQESCKKAGIEIEVKREPGDGYWTNVWNVQPFSTSYWGGRPTQDQMYSTAYLSTADWNDTKFKRPDFDKLLLQARSELDEAKRKDMYRTMAMTVRDEGGVILPMFNDFVNASTKQVKGYVHDIGNDMSNGYVATRVWLDA